One Candidatus Binataceae bacterium DNA window includes the following coding sequences:
- a CDS encoding glycosyltransferase family 39 protein, with the protein MTEAQLGWRPFEAMRASIRRSPLVWLAVLVLGLVYVFTAGRYDIFRNELYFIACGRHPAFGYADLPPVVPLVAAATQAFGINVWMLRLPAVVAALALIPLTAQLARTVGGDERAAWMAAIAVAIAPGLLALSSTLGPSAFEPLGWTLCAWLLTRAILNGKRNSLIWAGVVAGIGFETKYGIAIWLLGLSIGILMTSARRLLYWRESWYAVAAAVVVGAPSLVWQQLHGWPFLATIGFATAHRNLTGTPVRFEVGQLAAMNFLLSPLWIAGILSPFFMERLKPARFLSLAFVVASATVIYLRGKDYYLFPAYPTMFAVGAVACAELGRALRTIWYLAAIALALPVLPVVLPILHPAALARYLDKTHLRPRPVEIEGIGAPLTQVFSDELGWREMEKQVAHAYRSLSPEDRSRAAIMTQNYGEAAALDLYGPEDGLPPSVCGQLQYYFWGTHGFDGSVILHVNGDPQRWSEMCRESKIVDRFGAPLAMPYEHGPIILCNGLLRPLPEMWSRFKRQR; encoded by the coding sequence ATGACGGAGGCGCAACTGGGGTGGCGGCCGTTCGAAGCAATGCGAGCGTCAATACGCCGGAGTCCGCTGGTCTGGCTCGCCGTATTGGTTCTGGGGCTCGTATATGTGTTTACGGCTGGCCGTTACGACATATTTCGCAATGAGCTCTACTTCATCGCGTGTGGAAGGCACCCGGCGTTCGGCTATGCGGATCTTCCGCCGGTCGTCCCCCTGGTAGCGGCTGCGACGCAGGCGTTTGGGATCAATGTGTGGATGCTGCGTTTGCCCGCGGTCGTTGCGGCTCTTGCGCTGATTCCGCTGACTGCCCAGCTCGCGAGGACCGTGGGCGGCGACGAGAGGGCTGCGTGGATGGCGGCAATCGCGGTAGCGATAGCGCCGGGGCTCTTGGCGCTCAGCTCCACGCTGGGCCCGTCTGCGTTTGAACCGCTTGGGTGGACGTTGTGTGCGTGGTTGCTTACGCGCGCGATTCTAAACGGCAAGCGCAACTCGCTCATCTGGGCTGGGGTGGTTGCCGGAATCGGATTCGAAACGAAATACGGAATTGCTATCTGGCTGCTGGGTCTATCGATCGGAATACTTATGACCTCGGCGCGCAGGCTCCTCTATTGGCGTGAATCTTGGTACGCGGTGGCGGCAGCGGTCGTAGTCGGAGCGCCGAGCCTGGTATGGCAGCAGCTTCACGGATGGCCGTTTCTCGCAACCATTGGCTTCGCAACCGCGCATCGAAACCTCACGGGGACCCCGGTTCGATTCGAAGTTGGCCAGCTAGCCGCGATGAATTTTCTCCTGTCCCCGCTTTGGATCGCGGGCATCCTTTCGCCATTCTTTATGGAGAGACTCAAGCCGGCACGGTTCCTGTCGCTGGCCTTTGTAGTGGCGAGCGCTACGGTCATCTACTTACGTGGAAAAGATTATTACCTCTTCCCGGCTTATCCCACGATGTTCGCGGTCGGTGCAGTTGCCTGCGCTGAACTAGGTAGGGCTCTGCGAACGATCTGGTACCTCGCCGCCATTGCGCTCGCACTGCCAGTGCTTCCAGTGGTCTTGCCCATTCTCCATCCAGCCGCACTCGCCCGCTACTTAGACAAGACGCATCTACGACCCCGCCCGGTCGAGATCGAAGGCATTGGGGCCCCCCTGACTCAGGTTTTCTCTGATGAACTCGGTTGGCGCGAGATGGAGAAGCAAGTTGCGCACGCTTATCGTTCGCTATCGCCTGAGGATCGCTCGCGCGCAGCGATTATGACCCAAAACTATGGGGAAGCGGCGGCGCTTGACCTATACGGACCTGAAGACGGCTTGCCGCCATCGGTATGCGGCCAGCTCCAGTACTACTTCTGGGGCACGCACGGCTTCGACGGCAGCGTGATCCTACACGTCAATGGCGATCCCCAACGATGGAGCGAGATGTGCCGCGAAAGCAAGATTGTCGACAGGTTCGGCGCACCTTTAGCGATGCCTTACGAGCACGGCCCGATAATCTTGTGCAATGGACTGCTGCGGCCGCTCCCGGAGATGTGGAGTCGGTTTAAGCGTCAACGCTGA